In Vulpes lagopus strain Blue_001 unplaced genomic scaffold, ASM1834538v1 ctg138, whole genome shotgun sequence, the following proteins share a genomic window:
- the LOC121483806 gene encoding cytochrome c oxidase subunit 7A-related protein, mitochondrial: MYYKFSGFTQKLTGTWAADAYSPQGLRPVVSTEAPPIIFATPTKLSSDFTAYDYAGKNKVPELQKFFQKSDGVPIHLKRGLPDQMLYRTTMALTLGGTIYCLIALYMASQPRNK; the protein is encoded by the coding sequence ATGTATTACAAGTTTAGCGGCTTCACGCAGAAGTTGACTGGAACATGGGCTGCCGACGCTTATAGCCCGCAGGGATTAAGGCCTGTGGTTTCCACAGAAGCACCACCTATCATATTTGCCACACCAACCAAACTGAGTTCTGATTTTACTGCATATGATTATGCTGGGAAAAACAAAGTTCCAGAGCTGCAGAAGTTTTTCCAGAAGTCTGATGGTGTGCCTATCCACCTGAAACGAGGCCTACCTGACCAAATGCTTTACCGGACCACTATGGCGCTGACGTTGGGGGGGACCATCTACTGCCTGATTGCTCTCTACATGGCTTCGCAGCCCAGAAACAAATGA